One region of Sphingomonas adhaesiva genomic DNA includes:
- a CDS encoding DUF6894 family protein: MNEYFLRLAGPARDRVAIRAASLDDARNLAVQYLGTFLADHPAFADEGHWRLAVEDVSGRILVQVIVATVTPRG; the protein is encoded by the coding sequence ATGAACGAGTATTTCCTGCGCCTCGCCGGCCCCGCCCGGGACCGGGTCGCCATCCGGGCCGCCAGCCTCGACGATGCCCGCAACCTCGCGGTGCAATATCTCGGCACCTTCCTCGCCGACCATCCCGCCTTCGCCGATGAGGGTCATTGGCGGCTGGCGGTGGAGGATGTTTCAGGCAGGATCCTCGTCCAGGTGATCGTCGCGACGGTCACCCCCCGCGGCTGA